From one Lotus japonicus ecotype B-129 chromosome 3, LjGifu_v1.2 genomic stretch:
- the LOC130746768 gene encoding putative cell wall protein: protein MAYKASYFLALFLISNILVATTFQAAAGRKIIPKNSNTQDKKEPEWFFNFDGGVFVPGIGQVGFPPVFDLTPQNPYPGGSEGPGAGAGSGVPGGHTYVPGGDDTFVPNPGYEVPNPGSVGGGVLAAVHP, encoded by the coding sequence ATGGCTTACAAAGCTTCCTATTTCCTAGCACTTTTTCTGATCTCAAACATCCTTGTTGCCACTACATTTCAAGCAGCTGCAGGACGCAAAATTATTCCGAAGAACTCAAACACCCAGGATAAGAAAGAGCCTGAGTGGTTTTTCAATTTTGATGGTGGTGTGTTTGTTCCTGGCATTGGGCAAGTAGGATTTCCTCCTGTGTTTGATCTTACACCTCAAAATCCATACCCTGGTGGCAGTGAAGGACCAGGAGCAGGAGCAGGATCAGGAGTACCAGGTGGTCACACTTATGTTCCAGGTGGTGACGACACTTTTGTCCCGAATCCTGGTTATGAGGTTCCAAATCCTGGCAGTGTTGGTGGTGGAGTTCTTGCTGCAGTTCACCCATGA